One segment of Desulfobulbaceae bacterium DNA contains the following:
- a CDS encoding phosphoglycerate dehydrogenase, whose protein sequence is MKVLISDNLAPIGAKILKDAGIEVDIQTGLTPEELKKIIPEYDGLVIRSATKVTDEIIAAADNLKVVGRAGIGLDNVNIPAASKKGIVVMNAPDGNATTAAEHAISMMMSLTRNIPQATASMKEGKWEKKKFSGREVTGKTFGIVGIGRIGAIAADRAKGLRMKVIAFDPHMPKEIVDKLGVELVSLEELCKRSDYISVHVPFLKETAKLISADMFKLMKPTTMFIDCARGGVVDEEALYDALNNKTIAGAALDVFEVEPTTLDNTPLLSLDNFICTPHLGASTAEAQENVAIAIAEQMADYLNTGSITNAVNVPSVSADVMKQVGPYLTLMDRMGAFHMQITKGGIEEISIEYIGDLANANVTPVTVSFLKGLFTPILKEAVNFINAPMVAKDRGIKVIESKTNDSDDFTNMIKVTVKTTDGENTLVGTVFGKNEPRLVRFNTFRMEAVPAGPLLYVHNKDVPGVIGALGTTIGTFGINIRNMTVGSEDSQGQNVILLNTDRLLSDDELDKVRQLPHVSQAMALELPSL, encoded by the coding sequence ATGAAGGTACTCATCAGTGATAATTTAGCCCCAATTGGCGCAAAAATTCTTAAAGACGCCGGAATTGAAGTGGACATCCAGACCGGCCTTACTCCGGAAGAGTTAAAAAAAATTATTCCGGAGTACGACGGTTTGGTAATTCGTAGCGCCACTAAGGTTACTGACGAAATCATCGCTGCTGCTGATAATCTTAAGGTTGTTGGCAGGGCTGGTATCGGGCTTGATAACGTGAATATTCCGGCTGCCAGCAAAAAGGGGATTGTGGTCATGAATGCCCCGGACGGAAATGCTACCACAGCCGCTGAGCATGCCATCTCTATGATGATGTCATTAACCCGTAATATCCCTCAGGCCACCGCTTCCATGAAGGAAGGCAAGTGGGAGAAAAAGAAATTTTCTGGCCGTGAGGTTACGGGAAAAACTTTTGGTATTGTTGGTATCGGTCGGATCGGTGCCATCGCAGCGGATCGAGCCAAAGGCCTGAGGATGAAAGTTATTGCTTTTGATCCCCATATGCCGAAAGAAATTGTCGATAAGTTGGGTGTTGAACTCGTTAGCCTGGAAGAGTTGTGCAAACGTAGTGATTATATTTCAGTTCATGTGCCGTTCTTAAAAGAAACCGCCAAGTTGATTTCAGCCGATATGTTCAAGCTGATGAAGCCAACAACTATGTTTATCGATTGTGCTAGAGGCGGTGTTGTTGACGAGGAAGCACTGTATGATGCATTGAACAATAAAACGATCGCCGGGGCAGCTTTGGATGTCTTTGAAGTTGAACCGACAACTCTTGATAATACCCCCTTGCTTTCGCTTGATAACTTCATCTGTACACCCCACCTTGGAGCTTCGACTGCTGAGGCTCAGGAAAATGTCGCCATTGCGATTGCCGAGCAGATGGCCGATTACCTTAATACTGGGAGCATCACTAACGCTGTTAACGTCCCATCCGTCAGCGCTGATGTGATGAAGCAAGTTGGTCCGTATCTGACCCTGATGGATCGCATGGGTGCGTTTCACATGCAGATTACTAAAGGGGGGATTGAAGAGATCTCTATCGAATATATTGGTGACCTTGCCAATGCCAATGTTACTCCTGTCACTGTTTCATTCCTGAAGGGCCTGTTCACCCCGATCCTGAAAGAGGCGGTTAACTTCATTAATGCACCGATGGTTGCAAAAGATCGCGGAATTAAGGTGATTGAGTCAAAGACCAATGATTCAGACGATTTTACTAACATGATTAAGGTTACCGTCAAAACAACGGATGGGGAGAACACCTTGGTAGGGACAGTGTTTGGTAAAAATGAACCTCGTTTGGTGCGTTTCAATACCTTCCGCATGGAAGCTGTGCCAGCCGGTCCTTTGCTGTATGTGCACAATAAGGATGTGCCCGGTGTGATTGGCGCGTTGGGTACTACTATCGGTACTTTTGGGATCAACATTCGGAATATGACTGTTGGTTCAGAGGATTCCCAAGGACAGAATGTTATCCTGTTGAATACTGATCGCTTACTTTCAGATGATGAACTGGATAAGGTTCGACAACTTCCCCATGTAAGTCAGGCTATGGCGCTTGAATTGCCATCTTTGTGA
- the ispE gene encoding 4-(cytidine 5'-diphospho)-2-C-methyl-D-erythritol kinase, which yields MSMSELNIEAPAKINLFLAVLDKRTDGYHNISSVMQKIDLADSINLRIGRQGIQLCCPSSSLPANSSNLAWRAAKSFFEFTGIPDNLRITLYKKIPIAAGLGGGSSDAAAVLVGLDKLYGTGLGSETLLSLAAKLGADVPFFIVEEPTALATGTGTELSPFSGPTGYWLVLVNPGFAVPTRWVYENLILTTGNKSYSLGGSLHSVDNCISLLGSVFTGNQTSHTLFNDLEDVTITKYPEILKINDTLNNEGAIASLMSGSGPTVFGVFKEYPLAQNAFAFFQNLYRDVFLVNPL from the coding sequence TTGAGTATGAGCGAACTTAATATTGAAGCGCCGGCTAAAATAAATCTTTTTCTGGCGGTGCTTGACAAGCGAACGGATGGTTATCACAACATCAGTTCAGTAATGCAAAAAATTGATCTAGCCGATTCAATCAACTTGAGGATTGGAAGGCAGGGGATTCAGTTGTGTTGCCCTTCATCGTCACTACCAGCAAATAGTTCTAATCTGGCATGGAGAGCTGCAAAAAGTTTTTTTGAATTCACTGGAATTCCTGATAATTTACGAATTACGTTATATAAAAAAATTCCCATTGCCGCTGGGTTAGGTGGTGGCAGTAGCGATGCCGCAGCTGTGCTTGTTGGACTGGACAAATTATATGGTACCGGACTCGGCAGTGAGACCCTGCTTTCATTAGCTGCAAAACTTGGCGCCGATGTCCCTTTTTTTATTGTCGAGGAGCCAACAGCGTTAGCAACAGGGACTGGAACAGAACTTAGTCCATTTTCTGGGCCGACCGGGTATTGGCTGGTTTTAGTGAATCCAGGGTTTGCTGTGCCAACTCGATGGGTGTATGAGAATTTAATATTGACAACAGGCAACAAGTCTTATAGTTTAGGCGGCTCTTTACATTCTGTTGATAATTGCATCTCTTTACTTGGGTCTGTTTTTACAGGTAACCAAACAAGTCACACATTGTTTAACGACTTGGAAGATGTGACGATCACAAAGTATCCAGAAATATTAAAAATAAATGATACGCTTAATAATGAAGGGGCGATCGCTTCTCTTATGTCAGGAAGTGGTCCAACAGTATTTGGGGTTTTTAAAGAATACCCTTTGGCTCAGAACGCATTCGCCTTTTTTCAAAATCTGTATCGCGATGTTTTTTTGGTCAACCCATTATAA
- a CDS encoding ribose-phosphate pyrophosphokinase: protein MPRSMQIFTGNANKQLATEICRHMNMELSKAEVRTFSDGEIFVEIGENVRGNDIFIIQPTCPPVNDHLMELVIMVDALRRASARRITAVLPYYGYARQDRKVAPRVPITAKVVAEMMMVVGVRRVLTMDLHAGQIQGFFNIPVDNLFAAPILLKHISSQFDEVVMVSPDAGGVERTRAFAKRLNADLAIIDKRRERANVCAAMNVIGDVAGKTAVLLDDMVDTAGTLCSAADILMERGAKEVHACCSHGVLSGPAIDRLEASQIKQLVITDSVPLRENALKCKKIKVLSVAELFGNAISCIHSEDSVSSLFV, encoded by the coding sequence ATGCCAAGAAGCATGCAGATATTTACTGGTAACGCCAACAAACAACTTGCTACAGAAATATGTCGACACATGAATATGGAACTGTCCAAGGCCGAAGTAAGAACCTTTAGTGATGGTGAAATTTTTGTTGAGATTGGTGAGAATGTTCGTGGCAATGATATCTTTATTATTCAGCCCACTTGTCCCCCTGTCAATGATCATTTGATGGAGTTGGTGATCATGGTTGATGCCCTAAGGCGTGCATCAGCGCGAAGGATTACTGCTGTCTTGCCCTATTATGGTTATGCACGACAGGATAGGAAAGTAGCACCCAGAGTTCCTATTACGGCAAAAGTAGTTGCTGAGATGATGATGGTGGTCGGTGTCCGCCGGGTTCTGACTATGGACCTTCATGCCGGACAGATTCAGGGTTTTTTCAATATCCCGGTAGATAATCTATTCGCAGCCCCTATTTTGCTAAAACATATTTCGAGTCAGTTTGATGAGGTGGTGATGGTATCTCCTGATGCTGGAGGTGTTGAGCGAACCAGGGCCTTTGCCAAGAGGTTAAATGCGGATTTGGCCATTATTGACAAACGCCGAGAACGCGCCAATGTCTGTGCGGCAATGAATGTTATTGGTGACGTTGCCGGTAAAACAGCAGTATTGCTCGACGACATGGTAGATACGGCAGGAACCTTATGCTCAGCAGCCGACATACTTATGGAGAGGGGGGCCAAAGAGGTACATGCCTGTTGCTCCCATGGTGTCCTTTCAGGCCCAGCCATTGACAGGCTTGAAGCATCGCAAATCAAGCAATTGGTAATCACTGACAGTGTCCCACTGCGTGAAAACGCGCTTAAGTGTAAGAAGATTAAAGTTCTTTCAGTCGCAGAACTTTTTGGTAACGCAATTTCCTGTATTCATTCAGAAGATTCTGTTAGTTCGTTGTTCGTATAA
- a CDS encoding DUF1844 domain-containing protein produces the protein MNTQSGKNEEPCPCAPGLVLKNGKCVMPDVSFTTFFMALNSSALYHLGELFDPVTGKQQKDMLLAKHTIDTMSMLQSKTRGNLTHEETELVETSLYDLKMRYVKARS, from the coding sequence ATGAACACCCAGAGCGGAAAAAATGAAGAGCCATGCCCCTGTGCACCTGGCTTGGTATTAAAGAATGGTAAATGTGTGATGCCTGACGTTTCATTTACCACGTTCTTTATGGCCTTGAACTCATCTGCTCTTTATCATCTTGGTGAGCTTTTTGATCCGGTTACTGGGAAGCAACAAAAGGATATGCTTCTCGCTAAACATACTATCGACACCATGTCCATGCTTCAATCGAAAACACGGGGAAATCTTACTCATGAAGAAACCGAGTTGGTTGAAACCAGCCTGTATGATTTAAAGATGCGTTACGTAAAAGCTCGTTCCTGA